The Bombus pyrosoma isolate SC7728 linkage group LG3, ASM1482585v1, whole genome shotgun sequence genome has a segment encoding these proteins:
- the LOC122566145 gene encoding peroxisomal membrane protein 2, whose translation MALSKPKDLILQLTSAYFERLYTSPLKTKAITSCVIAALGNFISQKISGAKRFNEDSFLAFAFFGLFFGGPLPHYFYTYINPFVRNPLILLLIERCLYTPCYQALALYMLSMFEGSSHDDALKQMKKLYLPVLTANLKYLTLLQFINLKYVPPILRVLVVNLIGFCWAIYLAQQRSKQTKATK comes from the exons ATGGCTCTTTCTAAGCCTAAAGATTTAATACTTCAACTTACTTCTGCTTATTTCGAACGTCTTTATACGAGTCCACTGAAAACTAAAGCGATCACTAG TTGTGTCATCGCAGctcttggaaattttatttcgcaaaaAATATCTGGTGCAAAGCGTTTCAATGAAGACAGTTTCCTCGCATTTGCTTTCTTTGG GCTATTCTTTGGAGGCCCACTTccacattatttttatacatacataaatccATTTGTGAGAAACCCTTTAATACTTTTGTTAATAGAAAGATGTTTATATACGCCATGTTATCAGGCATTAGCATTATACATGTTGTCTATGTTTGAG GGTAGTTCACATGATGATGctttgaaacaaatgaaaaagttatatttGCCAGTACTTActgcaaatttaaaatatttaacattacttCAGTTTATTAACTTAAAATATGTTCCACCAATT TTACGTGTTCTTGTGGTAAATCTTATTGGTTTCTGTTGGGCTATATATCTCGCACAACAGCGTTCTAAACAGACAAAAGCTACAAAATAA
- the LOC122566150 gene encoding uncharacterized protein LOC122566150 — translation MAQGKLKVKAKVPSTVKGKNKNKKSSGIQRRNNAPIQPKKKKFEETHKLKQMITKTVNKAMEDELRAKALEGKISLTRKEAVTLKKK, via the exons ATGGCtcaaggaaaattaaaagtgaaaGCTAAAGTGCCATCGAcggtaaaaggaaaaaataagaacaaaaaaaGTTCTGGTATTCAAAGACGAAATA atgcACCTATTCAaccaaaaaagaagaaatttgaagaaacacATAAGTTAAAACAAATGATTACAAAAACAGTTAACAAAGCAATGGAAGATGAATTGAGAGCAAAAGCTTTAGAAGGAAAAATATCACTTACTAGAAAGGAAGCAGTTAccttgaaaaagaaataa